A single Oryctolagus cuniculus chromosome 16, mOryCun1.1, whole genome shotgun sequence DNA region contains:
- the CD70 gene encoding CD70 antigen, translating into MQRGPRAAMAEESTGCVLPRLPWASVLRAALLLALAGVAIHCLVCSQRLARQQQQHRQPQLEPPAGDIAELQLNHSGPRQDPRLHWQAGPALGRSFLHGPDLDKGQLRVHRDGIYRLHIQATLANCSSMGTTWPHGATLAIGICSPATHSISLLRLHFHQGCTVTSQRLTPLARGDVLCTNLTLPLMPSQNADETFFGIQWVHP; encoded by the exons aTGCAGCGCGGGCCGCGGGCCGCGATGGCGGAGGAGAGCACCGGCTGCGTCTTGCCGCGCCTGCCCTGGGCGTCCGTGTTGCGCgccgcgctgctgctggcgctcGCCGGCGTCGCCATCCACTGCCTTGTCTGTAGCCAGCGGCTCgcgcggcagcagcagcagcaccggcAGCCGCAGCTCGAACCACCTGCG GGGGACATCGCGGAGCTGCAGCTGAATCACTCAG GTCCTCGGCAGGACCCCAGACTGCACTGGCAGGCAGGCCCGGCTCTGGGCCGCTCCTTCCTGCATGGACCAGACCTGGACAAGGGGCAGCTGCGTGTCCACCGGGACGGCATCTACAGGCTGCACATCCAGGCCACGCTGGCCAACTGCTCTTCCATGGGCACCACGTGGCCCCACGGTGCCACCCTGGCCATCGGCATCTgctccccagccacccacagCATCAGCCTCCTACGCCTCCACTTCCACCAGGGCTGCACCGTCACCTCCCAGCGCCTGACACCCCTGGCCCGCGGAGACGTGCTGTGCACCAACCTCACCCTGCCCCTGATGCCCTCCCAAAATGCTGACGAGACCTTCTTTGGCATCCAGTGGGTGCACCCCTGA